One part of the Hippoglossus hippoglossus isolate fHipHip1 chromosome 11, fHipHip1.pri, whole genome shotgun sequence genome encodes these proteins:
- the tshz1 gene encoding teashirt homolog 1 isoform X1, which produces MPRRKQQAPRRSVAYGPDDELALDKIDEEEHLQDDGLSLDGQDADYLFNEDEDGRDHFSCQNSPLSNGTNPDAGYASPLSTTSDQLVDLKTMSSSNDGQEKLEEKLEEKLEESAESINGLSLQDSLTKMKAVYANLISDASWSSIAMDMLKQGNNVAASNGNGSNHKGSNGFLNSHSPGSIHTKGRCSSSNASATSNITTSSTTTRTLSSSSHSGTSLSSGSSGGLAYDWHQAALAKTLQHTPYQLLPEPSLFSTVQLYRQNNKLYGPVFTGASKFRCKDCSGAYDTLVGLTVHMNETGHYRDDNKDKEDDRSKKWSKPRKRSLLEMEGKEDAQKVLKCMYCGHSFESLQDLSVHMIKTKHYQKVPLKEPMPGLTSKLVPPTKKRAFQDLMSPSSPESVSSGILMGESPKDQKMANPYVTPNNRYGYQNGASYTWQFEARKAQILKCMECGSSHDTLQQLTAHMMVTGHFLKVTNSASKKGKQLVFDPIIEEKIQSIPLPPTTTRLPAPNGKSQNDSPLPPSSPEDRNEERKDELIGEEKIEFREPEKKIKEEKEDPLEKADKPRKAISYQYLREEDLEETPKGGFDIIKSLENTVSSAITKAQTGTPTWGGYTSIHAAYQLHGSIRSTLPSSAQVQPLFSSNSLKAFSADLGALIHSPNSPSPPPSHKSNVLAMEELVEKVTGKRPVKNEKEEKHLENKSRSVKSPLTNLKDKRASPNPDNISKAKKTSAAEDQTESRGKDGEQTEREVDRHIKSEVDSPKKPVSNGCNNLSIITDHSPEQPLVNPLSALQSIMNNHLGKASKVATPFSDPFAMLHKINSNSAPNKSAEPVSQFHEEEDDQPMDLTKSKNTNGSTTKGTSTSPHNNSSSNSKPAFRAFSQSSSPPLRENALMDISDMVKNLTGRLTPKSTTPSSISEKSDGDSCTFEDGLEELSPIQRRKGRQSNWNPQHILILQAQFASSLRETPDGKLVITDLGPQERVHICKFTGLSMTTISHWLANVKYQLKRTGSTKFLKNIDSCQPLFLCSDCASQFRTPSSYIHHLESHLGFTLKDLSKLSIDLLEQQAVSRIEDKTFSLSPSGLTEEDTGSIYQCKLCNRTFLSKHAIKLHLCKSHGKSPEDHLIFVKELEKFDK; this is translated from the coding sequence cTTATGGACCCGATGACGAACTTGCATTGGACAAAATTGATGAAGAGGAACATCTGCAGGATGATGGCCTCTCTCTGGATGGTCAAGACGCAGACTATCTGTTCAATGAAGATGAGGATGGAAGAGATCATTTCAGCTGCCAAAACTCTCCACTCAGCAATGGCACCAACCCAGACGCAGGGTATGCCTCCCCACTCAGTACCACCAGTGATCAATTGGTGGACCTTAAGACCATGTCTTCCTCTAATGATGGTCAAGAAAAGTTAGAGGAGAAGCTAGAGGAGAAGCTAGAGGAAAGCGCAGAGTCCATCAATGGCCTCTCACTACAGGACAGTCTGACGAAAATGAAAGCCGTCTATGCAAACCTGATCTCGGATGCCTCCTGGTCCAGCATTGCTATGGACATGCTTAAACAAGGGAACAATGTTGCCGCTAGCAACGGCAATGGGAGCAATCACAAAGGGAGCAATGGGTTCCTGAACAGTCACAGCCCAGGGAGCATCCATACGAAAGGCAGATGTAGCAGTAGCAATGCCTCGGCCACTTCTAATATTACCACCAGCAGTACCACCACGAGAACACTGTCAAGCAGCAGCCACAGTGGCACTAGTCTAAGTTCTGGCAGCTCAGGAGGATTAGCCTATGACTGGCACCAGGCAGCATTGGCCAAAACTCTACAGCATACTCCATACCAACTCCTTCCTGAGCCTAGCCTTTTCAGCACCGTGCAGCTTTACAGACAAAATAATAAGCTCTATGGCCCGGTGTTTACAGGTGCCAGCAAGTTCAGGTGCAAGGACTGTAGTGGGGCCTATGATACTTTGGTTGGCCTGACAGTGCATATGAATGAGACAGGCCATTACCGTGATGACAATAAGGATAAAGAGGATGATCGAAGCAAGAAGTGGTCCAAGCCACGCAAGCGTTCCCTGTTAGAGATGGAAGGCAAGGAAGATGCCCAGAAAGTTCTTAAATGCATGTACTGTGGCCACTCTTTTGAATCCTTGCAAGACCTTAGTGTTCACatgatcaaaacaaaacactatcAGAAAGTGCCTCTAAAAGAACCAATGCCAGGCCTCACCTCAAAGCTGGTACCCCCAACCAAAAAAAGAGCATTTCAAGACTTGATGTCCCCAAGCTCACCTGAGTCTGTCTCATCTGGCATACTCATGGGAGAGTCTCCCAAAGACCAAAAAATGGCTAATCCCTATGTCACCCCTAACAATCGATATGGTTACCAAAATGGTGCCAGCTATACTTGGCAGTTTGAGGCACGGAAGGCACAAATTCTTAAATGCATGGAATGTGGCAGTTCACATGATACCTTGCAACAATTGACAGCCCACATGATGGTCACGGGACACTTTCTGAAAGTCACAAATTCAGCCTCTAAGAAAGGTAAGCAGTTAGTTTTTGATCCTATCATTGAGGAGAAAATTCAGTCCATTCCTCTGCCACCAACTACCACACGACTCCCAGCACCCAATGGGAAGTCACAGAATGACTCCCCATTGCCGCCCTCTAGCCCTGAGGACcgaaatgaagaaagaaaagatgaattgattGGGGAAGAGAAAATAGAATTCAGGGAAccagagaaaaaaatcaaagaggagaaggaagaccCCCTGGAAAAAGCTGATAAACCTAGAAAGGCTATATCTTATCAGTATTTGAGAGAGGAAGACTTGGAAGAGACACCTAAAGGTGGCTTTGACATTATCAAGTCTTTAGAGAACACAGTTTCAAGTGCCATCACCAAGGCCCAAACAGGCACACCGACCTGGGGTGGATACACAAGCATTCATGCCGCCTATCAGCTCCACGGATCTATAAGGTCTACCTTGCCCTCATCAGCACAGGTTCAACCTTTGTTCAGCAGCAACAGCTTGAAGGCATTTTCCGCTGATCTAGGTGCTCTGATCCATTCACCAAATAGCCCCTCTCCACCTCCAAGTCACAAGAGCAACGTGCTGGCCATGGAAGAGCTAGTAGAAAAAGTGACAGGGAAAAGACCAgtaaagaatgaaaaagaggaaaaacatctaGAGAATAAGAGTAGGTCTGTGAAGTCACCACTGACAAATCTAAAGGATAAACGAGCTTCACCAAATCCTGACAATATCTCAAAGGCAAAGaaaacctctgctgcagaggaccAGACTGAGTCAAGAGGCAAAGAtggagagcagacagagagagaagtagACAGACATATTAAGAGTGAAGTTGATTCACCAAAAAAGCCTGTAAGCAACGGCTGCAATAACCTGAGCATCATCACAGATCATTCCCCTGAACAACCACTCGTGAACCCTCTCAGTGCTTTGCAGTCTATCATGAACAACCATTTGGGAAAAGCCTCAAAAGTGGCAACACCCTTCAGTGACCCGTTTGCAATGCTTCACAAGATCAACAGCAACTCTGCTCCGAATAAGTCAGCAGAGCCGGTGAGTCAGTttcatgaggaggaggatgatcaGCCCATGGACTTGACAAAATCCAAAAACACCAATGGCAGTACCACTAAGGGTACTTCTACTTCaccacacaacaacagcagtagCAACAGCAAACCAGCTTTCCGAGCTTTCTCTCAGTCTTCATCGCCCCCTCTGCGGGAGAATGCTTTGATGGATATTTCAGACATGGTGAAAAATCTGACTGGCCGTTTGACACCAAAGTCTACAACCCCATCTTCCATCTCTGAGAAATCTGACGGAGACAGCTGTACTTTTGAGGACGGCCTGGAGGAGCTGTCTCCCATCCAGAGACGGAAAGGTAGACAGTCAAACTGGAATCCTCAACACATCCTGATTCTCCAGGCCCAGTTTGCCTCCAGTCTCAGAGAGACTCCTGATGGAAAGTTAGTGATTACTGACTTGGGGCCCCAGGAACGGGTCCACATCTGTAAATTCACTGGTCTCTCCATGACTACTATCTCTCATTGGCTGGCCAATGTAAAATACCAGTTAAAGCGGACAGGAAGCACAAAGTTCCTAAAAAATATTGACTCTTGCCAGCCTCTGTTTTTGTGCAGTGACTGTGCATCCCAGTTCAGGACTCCTTCCTCCTACATTCACCATTTGGAGTCCCATCTTGGGTTCACCCTGAAGGACCTCTCCAAGCTATCCATAGACTTACTAGAGCAGCAAGCAGTCAGCAGAATAGAGGACAAGACTTTCAGTCTGAGTCCCTCTGGACTCACAGAAGAAGACACTGGCTCCATTTATCAGTGCAAACTGTGCAATCGGACATTTTTGAGCAAACATGCAATCAAATTGCACCTTTGCAAATCACATGGGAAGTCACCAGAGGACCACCTCATCTTTGTGAAAGAGCTGGAAAAGTTTGACAAATAA
- the tshz1 gene encoding teashirt homolog 1 isoform X2 — MTMICLPLPVCLTAYGPDDELALDKIDEEEHLQDDGLSLDGQDADYLFNEDEDGRDHFSCQNSPLSNGTNPDAGYASPLSTTSDQLVDLKTMSSSNDGQEKLEEKLEEKLEESAESINGLSLQDSLTKMKAVYANLISDASWSSIAMDMLKQGNNVAASNGNGSNHKGSNGFLNSHSPGSIHTKGRCSSSNASATSNITTSSTTTRTLSSSSHSGTSLSSGSSGGLAYDWHQAALAKTLQHTPYQLLPEPSLFSTVQLYRQNNKLYGPVFTGASKFRCKDCSGAYDTLVGLTVHMNETGHYRDDNKDKEDDRSKKWSKPRKRSLLEMEGKEDAQKVLKCMYCGHSFESLQDLSVHMIKTKHYQKVPLKEPMPGLTSKLVPPTKKRAFQDLMSPSSPESVSSGILMGESPKDQKMANPYVTPNNRYGYQNGASYTWQFEARKAQILKCMECGSSHDTLQQLTAHMMVTGHFLKVTNSASKKGKQLVFDPIIEEKIQSIPLPPTTTRLPAPNGKSQNDSPLPPSSPEDRNEERKDELIGEEKIEFREPEKKIKEEKEDPLEKADKPRKAISYQYLREEDLEETPKGGFDIIKSLENTVSSAITKAQTGTPTWGGYTSIHAAYQLHGSIRSTLPSSAQVQPLFSSNSLKAFSADLGALIHSPNSPSPPPSHKSNVLAMEELVEKVTGKRPVKNEKEEKHLENKSRSVKSPLTNLKDKRASPNPDNISKAKKTSAAEDQTESRGKDGEQTEREVDRHIKSEVDSPKKPVSNGCNNLSIITDHSPEQPLVNPLSALQSIMNNHLGKASKVATPFSDPFAMLHKINSNSAPNKSAEPVSQFHEEEDDQPMDLTKSKNTNGSTTKGTSTSPHNNSSSNSKPAFRAFSQSSSPPLRENALMDISDMVKNLTGRLTPKSTTPSSISEKSDGDSCTFEDGLEELSPIQRRKGRQSNWNPQHILILQAQFASSLRETPDGKLVITDLGPQERVHICKFTGLSMTTISHWLANVKYQLKRTGSTKFLKNIDSCQPLFLCSDCASQFRTPSSYIHHLESHLGFTLKDLSKLSIDLLEQQAVSRIEDKTFSLSPSGLTEEDTGSIYQCKLCNRTFLSKHAIKLHLCKSHGKSPEDHLIFVKELEKFDK, encoded by the coding sequence cTTATGGACCCGATGACGAACTTGCATTGGACAAAATTGATGAAGAGGAACATCTGCAGGATGATGGCCTCTCTCTGGATGGTCAAGACGCAGACTATCTGTTCAATGAAGATGAGGATGGAAGAGATCATTTCAGCTGCCAAAACTCTCCACTCAGCAATGGCACCAACCCAGACGCAGGGTATGCCTCCCCACTCAGTACCACCAGTGATCAATTGGTGGACCTTAAGACCATGTCTTCCTCTAATGATGGTCAAGAAAAGTTAGAGGAGAAGCTAGAGGAGAAGCTAGAGGAAAGCGCAGAGTCCATCAATGGCCTCTCACTACAGGACAGTCTGACGAAAATGAAAGCCGTCTATGCAAACCTGATCTCGGATGCCTCCTGGTCCAGCATTGCTATGGACATGCTTAAACAAGGGAACAATGTTGCCGCTAGCAACGGCAATGGGAGCAATCACAAAGGGAGCAATGGGTTCCTGAACAGTCACAGCCCAGGGAGCATCCATACGAAAGGCAGATGTAGCAGTAGCAATGCCTCGGCCACTTCTAATATTACCACCAGCAGTACCACCACGAGAACACTGTCAAGCAGCAGCCACAGTGGCACTAGTCTAAGTTCTGGCAGCTCAGGAGGATTAGCCTATGACTGGCACCAGGCAGCATTGGCCAAAACTCTACAGCATACTCCATACCAACTCCTTCCTGAGCCTAGCCTTTTCAGCACCGTGCAGCTTTACAGACAAAATAATAAGCTCTATGGCCCGGTGTTTACAGGTGCCAGCAAGTTCAGGTGCAAGGACTGTAGTGGGGCCTATGATACTTTGGTTGGCCTGACAGTGCATATGAATGAGACAGGCCATTACCGTGATGACAATAAGGATAAAGAGGATGATCGAAGCAAGAAGTGGTCCAAGCCACGCAAGCGTTCCCTGTTAGAGATGGAAGGCAAGGAAGATGCCCAGAAAGTTCTTAAATGCATGTACTGTGGCCACTCTTTTGAATCCTTGCAAGACCTTAGTGTTCACatgatcaaaacaaaacactatcAGAAAGTGCCTCTAAAAGAACCAATGCCAGGCCTCACCTCAAAGCTGGTACCCCCAACCAAAAAAAGAGCATTTCAAGACTTGATGTCCCCAAGCTCACCTGAGTCTGTCTCATCTGGCATACTCATGGGAGAGTCTCCCAAAGACCAAAAAATGGCTAATCCCTATGTCACCCCTAACAATCGATATGGTTACCAAAATGGTGCCAGCTATACTTGGCAGTTTGAGGCACGGAAGGCACAAATTCTTAAATGCATGGAATGTGGCAGTTCACATGATACCTTGCAACAATTGACAGCCCACATGATGGTCACGGGACACTTTCTGAAAGTCACAAATTCAGCCTCTAAGAAAGGTAAGCAGTTAGTTTTTGATCCTATCATTGAGGAGAAAATTCAGTCCATTCCTCTGCCACCAACTACCACACGACTCCCAGCACCCAATGGGAAGTCACAGAATGACTCCCCATTGCCGCCCTCTAGCCCTGAGGACcgaaatgaagaaagaaaagatgaattgattGGGGAAGAGAAAATAGAATTCAGGGAAccagagaaaaaaatcaaagaggagaaggaagaccCCCTGGAAAAAGCTGATAAACCTAGAAAGGCTATATCTTATCAGTATTTGAGAGAGGAAGACTTGGAAGAGACACCTAAAGGTGGCTTTGACATTATCAAGTCTTTAGAGAACACAGTTTCAAGTGCCATCACCAAGGCCCAAACAGGCACACCGACCTGGGGTGGATACACAAGCATTCATGCCGCCTATCAGCTCCACGGATCTATAAGGTCTACCTTGCCCTCATCAGCACAGGTTCAACCTTTGTTCAGCAGCAACAGCTTGAAGGCATTTTCCGCTGATCTAGGTGCTCTGATCCATTCACCAAATAGCCCCTCTCCACCTCCAAGTCACAAGAGCAACGTGCTGGCCATGGAAGAGCTAGTAGAAAAAGTGACAGGGAAAAGACCAgtaaagaatgaaaaagaggaaaaacatctaGAGAATAAGAGTAGGTCTGTGAAGTCACCACTGACAAATCTAAAGGATAAACGAGCTTCACCAAATCCTGACAATATCTCAAAGGCAAAGaaaacctctgctgcagaggaccAGACTGAGTCAAGAGGCAAAGAtggagagcagacagagagagaagtagACAGACATATTAAGAGTGAAGTTGATTCACCAAAAAAGCCTGTAAGCAACGGCTGCAATAACCTGAGCATCATCACAGATCATTCCCCTGAACAACCACTCGTGAACCCTCTCAGTGCTTTGCAGTCTATCATGAACAACCATTTGGGAAAAGCCTCAAAAGTGGCAACACCCTTCAGTGACCCGTTTGCAATGCTTCACAAGATCAACAGCAACTCTGCTCCGAATAAGTCAGCAGAGCCGGTGAGTCAGTttcatgaggaggaggatgatcaGCCCATGGACTTGACAAAATCCAAAAACACCAATGGCAGTACCACTAAGGGTACTTCTACTTCaccacacaacaacagcagtagCAACAGCAAACCAGCTTTCCGAGCTTTCTCTCAGTCTTCATCGCCCCCTCTGCGGGAGAATGCTTTGATGGATATTTCAGACATGGTGAAAAATCTGACTGGCCGTTTGACACCAAAGTCTACAACCCCATCTTCCATCTCTGAGAAATCTGACGGAGACAGCTGTACTTTTGAGGACGGCCTGGAGGAGCTGTCTCCCATCCAGAGACGGAAAGGTAGACAGTCAAACTGGAATCCTCAACACATCCTGATTCTCCAGGCCCAGTTTGCCTCCAGTCTCAGAGAGACTCCTGATGGAAAGTTAGTGATTACTGACTTGGGGCCCCAGGAACGGGTCCACATCTGTAAATTCACTGGTCTCTCCATGACTACTATCTCTCATTGGCTGGCCAATGTAAAATACCAGTTAAAGCGGACAGGAAGCACAAAGTTCCTAAAAAATATTGACTCTTGCCAGCCTCTGTTTTTGTGCAGTGACTGTGCATCCCAGTTCAGGACTCCTTCCTCCTACATTCACCATTTGGAGTCCCATCTTGGGTTCACCCTGAAGGACCTCTCCAAGCTATCCATAGACTTACTAGAGCAGCAAGCAGTCAGCAGAATAGAGGACAAGACTTTCAGTCTGAGTCCCTCTGGACTCACAGAAGAAGACACTGGCTCCATTTATCAGTGCAAACTGTGCAATCGGACATTTTTGAGCAAACATGCAATCAAATTGCACCTTTGCAAATCACATGGGAAGTCACCAGAGGACCACCTCATCTTTGTGAAAGAGCTGGAAAAGTTTGACAAATAA